The DNA window GTTGAGGTGCCGGAGAACGGAAGGGTCACGGTAGAGTTCACTGGGCTGGAAGGGCCTTATGGTTGGTTGCGCGGGGAAGTTGCCATTGCCGATGCTGATGCCCTTGAGGCTGATAACAAGTTCTATTTCACGGTGGAGCGTGCGGATCCGCGGAAGGTTCTGCTGATTGAGGAGCAGCGTGGATCCCGTGCCGGCATGTATTTCAAGACGGCGCTCGAGTCCAGCACAGAGTCGTTCTTCCGCGTGGAGGAGATGAGCGCGGGGAATGCGGCGAGCGTGAATTTGTCGGGCTACGCTTTTGTCGTGTTGAATGATCCGGGGCTGGCGGTGAAGGGGATGGAAGCCGCGCTTAAGACTTATGTGGAAGGCGGTGGTGCTTTGTTGATTGCCGCCGGAACGCAGACCGGCAGCCTGCCGGTGATTCCGGTGGTGGGCATCAAGAGCGAAGGATCGAAAGTGGCGACGCGTGGGGCGCAGCGCTTCTATGCAGCGGCTAATGTAGACCCGACCTTTCCGTCCTTGCGCCGGGCCGGCCGCCTCGAAGGCGTCCGCTTCTTCCAGTTCGCTGGCATGGAAGTGCCCGAAGGGGCTGTGGTGGCGGCGAAGCTTGATGACGGGAGTCCGTTGTTGCTTGAGAAGAAGATGGGAGAAGGCAAGGTGCTGGTCTTTGCCTCCAGCTTCGATAATGTGTCGAACGACTTTCCGGTGAAGCCGGGCTTTGTGCCATTTATCGAACAGACGGCTGCTTATCTGGGCAACGTCGAAGAGCGGACCTCGAGTTATCTGGTGGATTCCTATCTTGATCTGCGCGCCGATCAGAAACGTGCCTCGTCGGTGGAAGTGTTGGGGCCGAATGGGGAGCGGGCGCTCAGCCTCAAAGAGGCGGCTGCGGCGAGTAGCTTGCGGCTAGGCGAATCGGGATTCTACGATGTGCGCCGCGAGAATGGACGGCAGGAACTGGTGGCGGTGAATGTCGATCGTCGAGAGAGCGACCTCGATCCGACGCCGCGTGAGAATCTGCAGTTGTGGGAACAGACCGGCAAGT is part of the Bryobacter aggregatus MPL3 genome and encodes:
- a CDS encoding BatA domain-containing protein, with the protein product MGLLSPWWLLGGVVAAGLPVWLHLLQQHKQDPIQFASTMLMERRTESTTYQRRLKYKALMALRLLLLLLIALAFAQPFLNKPPAILNAANVLHLIVVDNSFSMREGDRLNAARTAALAALPSGGVAQVWSLGSHVSFLSPVTKDRNELTGAINSVGPSDEKSSFAELARALRDAGRSSGRALQVSFVTDAQRTAMPPSFSDLVLEPGNELKVIDVGRKMPNYTVETVNAPRTISDLSKAKVNATLTAFNAPAAKKTVVLRINGKQIASKTVEVPENGRVTVEFTGLEGPYGWLRGEVAIADADALEADNKFYFTVERADPRKVLLIEEQRGSRAGMYFKTALESSTESFFRVEEMSAGNAASVNLSGYAFVVLNDPGLAVKGMEAALKTYVEGGGALLIAAGTQTGSLPVIPVVGIKSEGSKVATRGAQRFYAAANVDPTFPSLRRAGRLEGVRFFQFAGMEVPEGAVVAAKLDDGSPLLLEKKMGEGKVLVFASSFDNVSNDFPVKPGFVPFIEQTAAYLGNVEERTSSYLVDSYLDLRADQKRASSVEVLGPNGERALSLKEAAAASSLRLGESGFYDVRRENGRQELVAVNVDRRESDLDPTPRENLQLWEQTGKSAGGTGQAGSVVDTPQPEPQSFWWWVALFAFVTLLAESLLSARYLQAQA